One window of Hymenobacter sp. BRD128 genomic DNA carries:
- a CDS encoding diadenylate cyclase, producing MLTTQIDHFSDYIAGMTAVDGALVLTQQIDIVGFGVEIQATQVPLSSVYRALNVEGTSFQAVPADHGGTRHRAAYRLCLAAPECLAIVVSQDGNVQFVHNQDGQVVFWDQLSF from the coding sequence CGACCACTTTTCCGATTATATCGCGGGCATGACGGCCGTCGATGGCGCTTTGGTGCTCACCCAGCAAATTGATATTGTGGGTTTTGGGGTCGAGATTCAGGCTACCCAGGTGCCGCTCAGCTCCGTGTACCGGGCCCTGAACGTGGAAGGCACCAGCTTTCAAGCGGTGCCCGCCGACCACGGCGGCACCCGCCACCGGGCCGCCTACCGCCTGTGCCTGGCGGCGCCCGAGTGCCTGGCCATTGTGGTGTCGCAGGATGGCAACGTGCAGTTTGTGCACAACCAGGATGGCCAAGTGGTGTTCTGGGACCAGTTGTCGTTTTAA
- a CDS encoding asparagine synthetase B, whose translation MLLKRLALLLALLAPALAARANHIFIPMDNTQKEHLKAYGLCYWALSKQIEIDWLLNYRGGSFACEAQPALENELSVRGITFQTISEAQYTGILQQIADPNANMDVMKLEKVPKIAVYTPKGKQPWDDAVTMVLTYAEIPYDKIYDDEVLSGVLPKYDWLHLHHEDFTGQYGKFYSAYRYAPWYQQQQREAEAAAKRNNFKKVSEMKAAEAVKMQEFIAGGGFMFAMCSATDSYDIALAGLGVDMVESMYDGDPADPNAQSKLNFNRTLAFQNFQLKTNPMEYEYSNIDMQPYERGLYEQNDYFQLFTFSAKYDPVPTMLTQNHEKTIHGFMGQTTAFRKSLIKPDVIIMGETKQDGEVRYMHGTLGKGTWTFYGGHDPEDYQHLVGEEPTDLSLHPNSPGYRLILNNVLFPAAKKKKQKT comes from the coding sequence ATGTTGCTGAAGCGTCTTGCCCTGTTGTTGGCGTTGCTGGCCCCGGCCCTGGCGGCCCGCGCCAACCATATTTTCATCCCGATGGATAACACCCAGAAGGAACATCTCAAAGCTTATGGCCTGTGTTACTGGGCGTTGAGCAAGCAGATTGAAATTGATTGGCTGCTCAATTACCGGGGTGGCTCCTTTGCCTGCGAGGCGCAGCCGGCCCTGGAAAACGAGCTAAGCGTGCGCGGCATCACGTTCCAGACCATTTCGGAGGCGCAGTACACCGGCATTTTGCAGCAGATAGCCGACCCCAACGCCAACATGGACGTGATGAAGCTGGAGAAAGTCCCCAAAATCGCGGTGTACACGCCCAAGGGCAAGCAGCCCTGGGACGACGCCGTGACGATGGTGCTCACCTACGCCGAGATTCCCTATGACAAGATTTACGACGACGAGGTGCTCTCGGGCGTGCTGCCCAAGTACGACTGGCTACACCTGCACCACGAGGATTTTACGGGCCAGTACGGTAAGTTTTATTCGGCCTACCGCTACGCGCCCTGGTACCAGCAGCAGCAGCGCGAGGCCGAAGCCGCCGCCAAGCGCAACAACTTCAAGAAAGTGAGCGAGATGAAGGCGGCCGAAGCCGTGAAGATGCAGGAGTTTATTGCGGGCGGCGGCTTCATGTTTGCCATGTGCTCGGCCACCGACAGCTACGACATCGCCCTGGCCGGGCTAGGGGTCGATATGGTGGAAAGCATGTACGACGGCGACCCCGCCGACCCCAACGCCCAAAGTAAGCTCAACTTCAACCGCACGCTGGCTTTCCAGAACTTCCAGCTGAAAACAAACCCGATGGAGTACGAGTACTCCAACATCGACATGCAGCCGTATGAGCGCGGCCTCTACGAGCAAAACGATTATTTTCAGCTTTTTACCTTCTCGGCCAAGTACGACCCGGTGCCGACCATGCTGACCCAGAACCACGAGAAGACCATCCACGGCTTCATGGGCCAGACCACGGCGTTTCGCAAAAGCCTCATCAAGCCCGATGTTATCATTATGGGCGAAACCAAGCAGGACGGCGAGGTGCGCTACATGCACGGCACCCTGGGCAAAGGAACCTGGACTTTCTACGGCGGCCACGACCCCGAGGACTACCAGCACCTGGTGGGCGAAGAGCCCACCGACCTCTCGCTGCACCCCAACTCGCCCGGCTACCGCCTGATTCTGAACAACGTGCTCTTCCCGGCGGCCAAGAAGAAGAAGCAGAAGACCTAA